From a single Lolium rigidum isolate FL_2022 chromosome 7, APGP_CSIRO_Lrig_0.1, whole genome shotgun sequence genomic region:
- the LOC124671086 gene encoding germ cell nuclear acidic protein-like encodes MDVSDLSASSMEYESGNTDEEEFNISSANYNAPREDEQSLGDDDVDESMDADGVDVEDDNVEQEEDVDTDNIQSDVLEEATDDERLDCGFVDEVLVGDNSSYDYYGDSDLENIEEPVRRRHVKSVGKKKNGSEDEDESDTEDKRKFYWELLLEVRLRNESVEMMDKDP; translated from the exons ATGGACGTTTCAGATTTGAGTGCAAGTTCAATGGAGTACGAAAGCGGAAATACAGATGAAGAGGAATTCAATATTTCGTCTGCCAACTATAATGCACCTCGTGAAGATGAACAAAGTTTGGGAGACGATGATGTCGACGAAAGT ATGGATGCAGATGGTGTTGATGTAGAAGATGATAATGTAGAGCAAGAAGAAGATGTTGACACTGATAAT ATTCAGAGTGATGTTCTGGAGGAGGCAACTGATGACGAGAGATTGGACTGTGGTtttgttgatgag GTCTTAGTTGGCGATAATTCTTCTTACGACTATTACGGTGATTCAGACTTGGAGAATATAGAAGAACCTGTTAGAAGAAGACAT GTGAAATCAGTTGGTAAGAAAAAGAATGGATCAGAGGATGAAGATGAGAGTGATACAGAAGATAAGAGAAAGTTTTACTGGGAG TTGCTGCTCGAGGTGCGCCTAAGAAACGAAAGCGTAGAGATGATGGACAAGGACCCGTGA